One Gimesia aquarii DNA segment encodes these proteins:
- the ppsA gene encoding phosphoenolpyruvate synthase, whose protein sequence is MTREPLILWFDQIDISDVPSVGGKNASLGEMYHHLKSEGISVPNGFATTATAYRRFLSETDLDQHIREILCDLDTSDIINLQQHGLEVRHAILSAEIPQSIQEEIQEAYEKLSDNLPGGIDVAVRSSATAEDLPDASFAGQQESYLNVRGPSILLDTCRRCFASLFTDRAISYRTGKGFDHFEIALSIGIQRMVRSDLSASGVMFTIDTETGFKDAILINAAYGLGENIVQGSVNPDEYYVFKPTLKKGYQPILNKSLGSKEFKLVYDTGGEKMTRNIPVSHKDRKQFALNDDDILTLARWGCLIEDHYSKVRGHPCPMDIEWAKDGITQELFIVQARPETVHSQNKTQLLKTYHLNQRGRILARGRSVGERIGHGIARVVHSADNLDEVQPGDVLITEKTDPDWEPIMKKAAAIVTNRGGRTCHAAIVSRELGLPAIVGAEQATISIPSGSMVTVACVEGDTGNVYEGQLDYEVEKVDLSQIPRPQTKVMMIVGNPNEAFRLSMLPSDGVGLARMEFIINSFIRIHPMALLEYEKLKDPILKSEIDRRTSSYDDKPSFFVDTLAQGVAMIAAAFYPHDVIVRMSDFKTNEYANLIGGNRYEPKEENPMIGFRGASRYYHPHYRDAFGLECQAMQRVRETMGLKNMKLMIPFCRTVDEGKKVLAEMAKHGLRRGEEGLEIYIMCELPSNVIQAEAFADIFDGFSIGSNDLTQLTLGVDRDSEIVAHLFDERDPAVMESLAAAIKQVKSAGKKIGICGQAPSDYPEIAEFLVKQGIDSISLNPDSILKTVSRIAEVEAELESPVSSPEMKGNLTL, encoded by the coding sequence ATGACCAGAGAACCACTGATACTTTGGTTTGATCAGATTGATATAAGCGATGTCCCCTCAGTAGGAGGCAAGAATGCTTCACTGGGAGAAATGTATCATCACCTGAAATCAGAAGGGATTTCCGTCCCTAATGGTTTTGCAACTACGGCCACCGCATATCGTCGCTTTTTGTCTGAAACGGACCTCGACCAACATATTCGAGAGATCCTCTGTGATCTGGATACCTCGGATATTATCAATCTTCAACAACATGGCCTTGAAGTCAGGCATGCCATTCTCTCTGCCGAGATTCCTCAATCGATTCAAGAGGAAATTCAAGAAGCATACGAAAAGCTGAGCGACAATCTTCCAGGAGGTATCGATGTCGCCGTGCGTAGCAGTGCCACAGCAGAAGATTTACCTGATGCGAGTTTTGCTGGGCAGCAGGAATCTTATTTGAATGTGCGAGGACCAAGTATATTACTCGATACTTGCCGTCGCTGCTTCGCTTCGTTGTTTACAGACCGAGCGATTTCTTATCGCACTGGAAAAGGGTTTGACCATTTTGAGATTGCTCTCTCCATCGGCATACAACGTATGGTGCGTTCAGACCTTTCGGCTTCCGGAGTGATGTTCACAATCGATACCGAGACCGGATTCAAGGATGCCATTTTGATTAATGCCGCATATGGACTGGGTGAAAACATCGTACAAGGCAGCGTAAATCCTGATGAATACTATGTATTCAAGCCGACCCTCAAAAAAGGATACCAGCCTATTCTGAATAAATCACTGGGATCGAAAGAGTTTAAGCTGGTGTATGATACTGGTGGGGAGAAAATGACCCGAAATATTCCAGTTTCACACAAAGATCGGAAACAGTTCGCCTTAAATGATGACGATATTCTTACACTGGCCCGCTGGGGATGCCTCATCGAAGATCATTACTCAAAAGTCCGGGGACACCCCTGCCCTATGGATATTGAATGGGCAAAAGATGGAATCACACAAGAACTATTTATTGTACAGGCTCGGCCAGAAACAGTTCACTCACAGAATAAAACTCAACTTTTAAAGACCTACCATTTGAATCAACGCGGAAGAATTCTTGCTCGTGGTCGGAGTGTGGGTGAACGAATCGGTCATGGAATCGCCCGTGTCGTTCATAGTGCGGATAATCTGGATGAAGTCCAACCTGGTGATGTACTGATTACCGAGAAGACTGATCCAGACTGGGAACCCATTATGAAAAAGGCAGCTGCGATTGTGACGAATCGAGGAGGTCGCACCTGCCATGCAGCAATTGTGAGCCGTGAGCTCGGATTGCCGGCAATTGTTGGAGCGGAACAAGCAACCATTTCTATTCCTTCAGGATCGATGGTCACAGTCGCTTGTGTAGAGGGAGATACCGGCAATGTATACGAAGGCCAACTCGATTACGAGGTTGAAAAGGTCGATCTCTCTCAAATTCCTCGCCCTCAAACAAAGGTGATGATGATTGTTGGAAATCCAAACGAAGCATTTCGCCTCTCTATGTTACCCAGTGATGGAGTTGGTCTGGCACGGATGGAGTTCATTATCAACTCGTTCATACGCATTCATCCGATGGCTCTGTTAGAGTATGAAAAACTCAAGGATCCCATCTTAAAATCTGAAATAGATCGTCGAACCTCTTCTTATGATGATAAACCGTCTTTCTTCGTGGATACTCTGGCTCAGGGTGTGGCCATGATTGCGGCCGCCTTTTATCCACATGATGTCATTGTCCGAATGAGTGACTTCAAAACAAATGAGTACGCGAACTTAATTGGCGGAAATCGCTATGAACCCAAAGAAGAAAACCCCATGATCGGCTTCCGGGGCGCTTCCCGCTATTATCATCCGCACTATCGTGATGCTTTTGGTTTAGAATGTCAGGCAATGCAAAGAGTACGTGAGACAATGGGTCTAAAAAACATGAAGCTAATGATTCCGTTTTGTCGTACGGTAGATGAAGGAAAAAAAGTGCTGGCAGAAATGGCGAAACATGGCCTGCGTCGCGGAGAAGAAGGACTGGAAATCTACATCATGTGTGAGCTTCCCAGTAATGTGATTCAAGCAGAGGCCTTTGCTGATATTTTTGACGGTTTTTCAATTGGTTCGAATGACCTGACACAATTAACTCTGGGTGTTGATCGAGATTCAGAAATTGTGGCTCACCTCTTTGATGAACGTGATCCTGCTGTCATGGAGTCATTAGCGGCAGCCATTAAACAGGTCAAATCAGCGGGTAAAAAAATCGGCATCTGCGGACAGGCTCCCAGCGATTACCCTGAAATTGCCGAGTTTCTTGTTAAACAGGGAATTGACAGTATTTCGCTGAATCCTGATTCCATACTGAAAACCGTTTCACGTATCGCAGAAGTTGAAGCGGAATTGGAATCACCTGTTTCCAGTCCAGAAATGAAAGGGAATTTGACCTTATGA
- the atpD gene encoding F0F1 ATP synthase subunit beta, translating into MTTQQKVQSNEFSLGTILSVRGSVIDACFPHQLPGVQSELRAGESHEIIIEVLTQLDSHTIRGIALTSTRGLSRGAPIHNTGHPLRVPVGRKLLGRMLNVFGQTIDSGESIESANWRSIHHESPALVERPPRSEIFKTGIKAIDLLSPLERGGKAGLFGGAGVGKTVLITELIHNVVGAHKGVSLFCGIGERSREAEELYREMKQAGVLENTVMVFGQMNEPPGARYRVGHAALTMAEYFRDDQRQDVLLLIDNIFRFIQAGTEVSGLMGELPSRVGYQPTLASDLAELEERICTTTNGSITSVQAVYVPADDFTDPSAVHTFAHLSTSVVLSRKRASAGLYPAIDLLNSSSKMLMPPIVGERHYQVAQSVRETLANYEELKDIIAMLGLEELSREDQRIVNRARRLERFLTQPFFSTEQFTNYQGKFVSLEDTLHGCERILNDEFYDVPERALYMIGVIEEAEKVAV; encoded by the coding sequence GTGACAACACAACAGAAGGTCCAGTCAAATGAATTCAGCCTGGGAACTATTCTGTCAGTTCGAGGAAGTGTGATCGATGCCTGCTTTCCACATCAATTACCAGGAGTTCAAAGTGAGTTGCGCGCAGGGGAATCTCATGAAATTATTATTGAAGTACTCACGCAACTAGACAGCCATACCATTCGCGGAATTGCTTTAACCTCGACACGTGGCCTGTCGCGCGGTGCTCCAATCCATAACACAGGGCATCCACTCAGAGTTCCTGTGGGACGAAAGCTATTAGGACGTATGTTGAACGTCTTTGGTCAGACGATCGATTCGGGAGAATCAATTGAGAGTGCCAATTGGCGATCAATCCACCATGAATCACCGGCTTTAGTAGAACGTCCTCCGCGGTCCGAGATCTTTAAAACTGGTATCAAAGCCATTGATCTTCTTTCTCCCCTCGAACGTGGGGGCAAAGCAGGTCTGTTTGGTGGGGCGGGGGTTGGAAAAACGGTATTGATCACGGAGTTAATTCATAATGTTGTCGGAGCGCATAAAGGTGTGAGCTTGTTCTGTGGAATTGGAGAACGTTCTCGTGAAGCCGAAGAATTATATCGGGAGATGAAACAAGCGGGTGTGCTGGAAAACACGGTGATGGTCTTCGGTCAAATGAATGAACCACCTGGAGCTCGTTACCGTGTAGGGCATGCGGCGTTGACGATGGCAGAATATTTTCGCGATGATCAACGACAAGATGTTCTGTTGTTGATTGATAATATCTTTCGATTTATTCAGGCTGGAACCGAAGTTTCAGGACTCATGGGTGAACTCCCTTCGCGCGTCGGGTACCAGCCCACGCTTGCATCGGATTTAGCGGAACTGGAAGAACGGATCTGTACAACGACAAATGGATCGATCACCTCAGTCCAGGCTGTTTACGTGCCCGCAGATGATTTCACCGATCCTTCCGCGGTTCACACATTTGCTCATCTTTCGACCTCAGTGGTGCTGTCTCGTAAGCGGGCTTCTGCAGGTTTATACCCCGCGATTGATTTGTTAAATTCCAGTTCAAAAATGTTAATGCCTCCCATAGTCGGGGAACGACATTATCAGGTTGCACAGTCCGTACGTGAGACTTTGGCAAACTATGAAGAACTTAAAGATATCATTGCCATGTTGGGGCTGGAAGAACTTTCGCGAGAGGATCAACGAATTGTGAATCGAGCCCGCCGACTGGAACGTTTTTTGACACAACCCTTTTTTAGTACTGAGCAATTCACTAATTATCAAGGAAAATTCGTATCCCTGGAAGATACCTTACACGGTTGTGAACGTATTTTAAATGATGAGTTTTATGATGTGCCGGAACGTGCTCTCTATATGATTGGGGTGATTGAAGAAGCGGAGAAAGTGGCGGTTTGA
- a CDS encoding F0F1 ATP synthase subunit epsilon has product MNLKVLLPTEIFIKQPVTKIIAEAENGSFCLLPKHVDFVSALLPGILTYVDERQCEYFLGVGGGILTKTGSEVRVSTIYAVQGEDLGTLRQKVIEQFEIMNERERLARSAIARLEADILRHFVKQGVSADG; this is encoded by the coding sequence ATGAATTTAAAAGTCCTATTGCCCACTGAAATCTTTATTAAACAACCTGTCACTAAAATCATTGCGGAGGCGGAAAATGGTTCCTTCTGTCTCCTGCCAAAACACGTTGACTTCGTTTCTGCTTTGCTCCCGGGAATTTTGACTTATGTTGATGAACGGCAATGTGAATACTTTCTCGGTGTTGGTGGTGGAATTTTAACGAAAACGGGTTCTGAAGTGCGTGTCTCAACAATTTATGCTGTGCAGGGAGAAGATTTGGGGACGCTTCGTCAAAAAGTGATCGAGCAATTTGAAATCATGAATGAACGCGAGCGATTGGCTCGTTCCGCCATTGCCAGACTGGAAGCAGATATTCTGAGGCACTTTGTGAAACAGGGAGTGAGTGCCGATGGATGA
- a CDS encoding AtpZ/AtpI family protein, with amino-acid sequence MDDQTPAEDDETPNRDLQPDHLQMQNQREIQKRIASQELRKLKAKNEKHHTIWFGLGMFGLIGWSVAIPAVLGATIGMWIDSRWPTPYSWSLMLLIGGIALGCFNAWKWLHKEGGID; translated from the coding sequence ATGGATGATCAAACACCTGCAGAAGACGACGAAACTCCCAACAGAGATTTACAACCAGATCATTTGCAAATGCAGAATCAGAGGGAGATTCAAAAACGAATTGCTTCCCAGGAACTGCGTAAGCTGAAAGCAAAAAATGAAAAACATCACACCATCTGGTTTGGGCTTGGTATGTTTGGACTCATTGGCTGGTCGGTCGCAATTCCCGCTGTCTTGGGAGCCACCATTGGCATGTGGATTGACTCACGCTGGCCGACCCCATACTCATGGAGTCTGATGTTGCTGATCGGTGGAATTGCCTTGGGTTGTTTTAATGCCTGGAAATGGTTGCATAAAGAAGGAGGAATCGATTGA
- a CDS encoding ATP synthase subunit I: protein MDLILVLQLLVSLGTGLLLGALFFGGLWLTIKKLTKVSQPWLLFLLSGLSRTVITLCGFWFIGISLSPNHQWQRIVICLLGFMMMRFFFTRYVNLANTSLSRESHQ, encoded by the coding sequence ATGGACCTCATTTTGGTTTTACAGCTTCTTGTTAGCCTGGGAACCGGGTTACTATTGGGGGCATTATTCTTCGGCGGACTTTGGCTCACTATTAAAAAACTCACCAAAGTAAGTCAACCCTGGTTATTGTTTTTACTGAGTGGCTTAAGCAGAACGGTAATAACACTCTGTGGATTCTGGTTTATCGGAATATCGTTGTCACCAAACCATCAATGGCAGCGGATTGTGATTTGTTTGTTAGGTTTTATGATGATGCGTTTTTTTTTCACACGTTATGTGAATCTGGCTAATACATCTCTATCGCGGGAATCTCATCAATGA
- a CDS encoding F0F1 ATP synthase subunit A: MTMFPDEPIWQWEFIILNRTIIYTWVVMSILVCISWLVTRNLSSSTKISRGQNLLEVLVTGLRNQIREVSQQDPGSYLPFIGTLFLFIVVSNILAIVPGYYAPTSSLSTTAALATCVFIAVPIYGIANQGVKGYLKQYISPSVLMLPFNIIGELSRTLALAVRLYGNMMSGAVIAAILLGFVPLFVPILMQAFGLLTGVIQAYIFSVLAMVYIASATQVSDDSIRNNKVPEINSEQSRNDEN; the protein is encoded by the coding sequence ATGACCATGTTTCCTGACGAACCAATCTGGCAATGGGAATTTATCATTCTGAATCGGACGATTATTTATACATGGGTCGTCATGAGCATCCTGGTATGCATCTCATGGCTCGTCACGCGTAATTTGTCTTCCAGTACGAAAATTTCGCGCGGGCAGAACTTATTGGAAGTGCTTGTCACAGGACTACGAAACCAGATTCGAGAGGTCAGTCAACAGGATCCTGGTTCTTACCTGCCATTCATAGGCACACTTTTTTTGTTTATTGTCGTTTCTAATATATTGGCGATTGTTCCCGGTTATTATGCCCCTACCAGTTCACTCTCCACGACAGCGGCTCTGGCAACTTGTGTCTTTATTGCGGTACCCATTTATGGAATTGCAAATCAAGGAGTTAAAGGATACCTCAAGCAATATATCAGTCCTTCCGTCTTAATGTTGCCTTTTAATATTATTGGTGAACTCTCTCGAACGCTGGCATTAGCAGTTCGCCTTTACGGTAATATGATGAGTGGCGCAGTGATTGCAGCGATCCTGTTGGGATTTGTGCCGTTGTTTGTCCCGATTTTAATGCAGGCGTTTGGACTACTGACGGGTGTCATTCAAGCTTATATCTTTTCAGTTCTCGCCATGGTTTATATCGCGTCGGCGACACAAGTGAGTGATGACTCAATTCGAAATAACAAAGTTCCTGAAATCAATTCGGAACAATCTCGCAATGATGAAAACTAA
- a CDS encoding F0F1 ATP synthase subunit C gives MDSNTMIAAVSIFTAGITIAIGSIGPALGEGRALAQALSAIAQQPDEASTITRTLFVGLAMVESTAIYCFVISMILIFANPFWNFFLQSNGG, from the coding sequence ATGGACTCAAACACGATGATTGCAGCGGTGTCAATCTTTACTGCAGGTATTACGATCGCGATTGGTTCAATAGGCCCTGCTTTAGGAGAAGGACGAGCTCTGGCACAGGCATTGAGTGCCATTGCTCAACAACCAGATGAAGCAAGTACAATCACCCGCACGCTCTTTGTAGGGTTGGCTATGGTGGAATCAACGGCAATTTACTGTTTTGTAATTTCAATGATTCTGATTTTTGCGAATCCGTTCTGGAATTTCTTTCTGCAGTCGAATGGTGGTTAA
- a CDS encoding F0F1 ATP synthase subunit delta — MSIDWFTFIAQILNFLVLVWLLTHFLYTPIINAMSEREKQMATEHEKTLTAQQQAESEAENYQLKTEELAHAKGDLLADAGKEIQHWKEEHLNQARAEVDQAKTEWYRTLSRERHSFIREARLLISNHIQKMSHRILTELADVDIQQQTIEIFLKEIKKIDIQQKQRIISLLDTTKHRVLVESAFALSETDLEKVRTFLHQFLGEDVAIDFRENSELICGMELHVAGYKVAWSIQESLEELEEEFEISLNEEMTLETETDVPTTA, encoded by the coding sequence ATGTCCATTGATTGGTTTACATTTATTGCGCAAATCTTAAACTTTCTTGTTCTTGTCTGGTTGTTAACCCATTTCCTGTATACGCCAATCATCAATGCGATGAGCGAACGGGAAAAACAGATGGCAACGGAACACGAAAAAACTCTTACAGCGCAACAGCAGGCGGAATCTGAGGCAGAGAATTATCAACTGAAAACAGAAGAACTTGCACATGCTAAGGGCGATTTACTGGCCGATGCAGGGAAAGAGATTCAGCATTGGAAAGAAGAACATCTTAACCAGGCTCGGGCAGAAGTGGATCAAGCAAAGACAGAGTGGTATCGGACGCTTAGCAGAGAAAGGCACTCTTTTATTCGTGAGGCGCGCCTGCTGATCTCAAACCACATTCAAAAGATGAGCCATCGAATTTTAACGGAATTGGCGGATGTCGATATTCAACAGCAGACGATTGAGATCTTTCTAAAAGAGATCAAGAAGATTGACATACAGCAAAAGCAGAGAATTATCTCATTGCTTGATACAACAAAACATCGCGTATTGGTAGAAAGTGCCTTTGCACTTAGTGAAACGGACCTGGAAAAAGTCAGGACATTCTTGCATCAATTCCTGGGGGAAGATGTCGCGATCGATTTTCGAGAGAATTCTGAATTAATTTGTGGAATGGAATTGCATGTAGCTGGATACAAAGTCGCTTGGAGCATTCAGGAATCACTCGAAGAATTAGAAGAGGAGTTTGAAATATCGCTGAATGAAGAAATGACATTGGAAACAGAAACTGATGTGCCAACCACGGCATGA
- a CDS encoding alternate F1F0 ATPase, F1 subunit alpha gives MDIDLSVRALLDETFNTFDDTLTQHNFKPRLIEIGEVTYVGRGNARVIGLPNVQSEELLQFPNHVLGLALNLDMDDVGVVLLDHSDQLTAGDEVRRTHRLLDIPVGESLIGRVIDPVGRPLDGHGPISAADRRPYEREPASIINRAPVTVPLQTGFKVIDALIPIGRGQRELILGDRQTGKTAIAIDTIINQRNKNVVCIYCAIGQRNTAVAKVIDDLRKYDALEYTAVVVAESDAAPGLQFVAPYAATTLGEYFMDQGQDVLVVYDDLTSHARAYRELSLLLRRPPGREAFPGDIFYLHSRLLERSTHLRDSMGGGSLTALPIAETEAQNLSAYIPTNLISITDGQIYLSPQLFQKGILPAVDVGRSVSRVGGKTQLPAYRAVAGDLRLSYAQFEELEAFSRFSSRLDEETLTTLERGRRVREIFKQSQYQPLSVPQQISILLSMAAGVFDTTGIPLIRSAEQRVQNILVDEFPDVSEAILAGQKFSEEDQRETIQSAREIIQSLNQ, from the coding sequence ATGGATATTGATCTGAGTGTCCGAGCACTTCTCGATGAGACATTTAATACATTTGATGACACGCTCACTCAACATAATTTCAAACCACGACTCATTGAAATTGGTGAAGTCACATATGTAGGTCGGGGTAATGCGCGTGTTATCGGTTTACCCAACGTGCAATCGGAAGAACTCTTACAGTTTCCCAATCATGTACTCGGTCTGGCATTAAACCTGGATATGGATGATGTAGGTGTCGTATTACTAGATCATAGTGATCAACTTACTGCCGGCGATGAAGTGAGGCGGACACACCGTTTACTCGATATCCCCGTCGGAGAATCATTAATCGGTCGCGTCATTGATCCGGTGGGGCGACCCCTTGATGGGCACGGTCCTATTTCGGCGGCAGATCGCCGACCTTACGAACGGGAACCAGCATCGATTATCAACCGTGCACCGGTCACCGTTCCATTGCAAACAGGTTTCAAAGTGATTGACGCTTTGATTCCGATTGGACGGGGACAACGCGAACTGATTCTTGGTGATCGACAAACCGGAAAAACAGCCATTGCAATCGATACGATTATCAACCAGCGAAACAAAAACGTTGTATGTATTTACTGTGCCATCGGCCAACGTAATACAGCTGTTGCTAAGGTGATTGACGATTTACGAAAATATGATGCACTCGAATATACGGCTGTTGTTGTAGCCGAAAGTGATGCGGCACCGGGACTACAATTTGTCGCACCTTATGCCGCTACTACGCTCGGTGAATACTTTATGGATCAGGGGCAAGATGTACTTGTCGTTTATGATGACCTGACTTCGCACGCGCGCGCGTATCGCGAATTATCGCTTTTATTAAGACGCCCTCCCGGAAGGGAAGCATTTCCAGGCGATATTTTCTATTTGCATTCCCGTTTGCTGGAACGATCAACACATTTGCGCGACTCAATGGGGGGAGGTTCTTTGACGGCCTTGCCGATTGCCGAAACCGAAGCCCAAAATCTGTCTGCCTACATTCCAACGAACCTGATTTCGATTACCGACGGTCAAATTTATCTTTCTCCGCAGTTATTTCAAAAAGGAATCCTCCCGGCAGTCGATGTCGGGCGGTCAGTCTCGCGTGTGGGAGGCAAAACACAATTACCCGCTTATCGAGCGGTCGCCGGTGACTTGCGGTTGTCTTATGCCCAGTTTGAAGAACTGGAAGCATTTTCTCGTTTCAGCAGTCGCTTAGATGAAGAAACCCTTACGACGCTCGAACGTGGTCGACGTGTTCGGGAAATATTCAAGCAGTCACAATATCAACCACTTTCCGTTCCTCAGCAAATTTCTATTTTACTGTCAATGGCGGCAGGAGTCTTTGATACAACAGGGATACCTCTGATTCGGAGTGCAGAGCAGAGGGTACAAAACATACTTGTCGATGAATTTCCCGATGTGAGTGAGGCGATACTGGCGGGGCAAAAATTTTCTGAAGAGGATCAAAGAGAGACGATTCAATCAGCGCGTGAAATTATTCAGTCTCTTAACCAATAA